From the genome of Amycolatopsis granulosa:
CGAGATCGGCGTAGAAGGTCGCGAACGCGGCGTCGGACACCGGGCCGTCCGGGCTGAACCAGCCGGCCACCCGGAAGGACATGTCGAGCGCCGCCGTGGCGGCCATCCGCACCGGGTCGCCGTTGGGCACCTTGGGCAGTTCGAAGACACCGGCCGCCGCGCCGTCGCGGATGACGTCGGAGACCCTGGCCCGGATACCGAGCCGCAGCCGGCGCACTTCGTCACGGTGCTCCTCGTCGAGCGCGCGCCACTCGTCGCCCACCACGGCTTCCTTGCGGTAGCGCGTGTGGTGCAGCACGAACGCCTCGATCAACCCGTGCAGCCGCTCCGGCGGGGGCG
Proteins encoded in this window:
- a CDS encoding TetR/AcrR family transcriptional regulator — translated: MGTPVRTRSRNGQHPRVRLQEAGTRLFYNKGFHATSVRDITEACGLTPGALYNHFGSKEELLYSIIMDGHNTLDRRLDAVPADAPPPERLHGLIEAFVLHHTRYRKEAVVGDEWRALDEEHRDEVRRLRLGIRARVSDVIRDGAAAGVFELPKVPNGDPVRMAATAALDMSFRVAGWFSPDGPVSDAAFATFYADLVLRSISKVR